A window from Rhizosphaericola mali encodes these proteins:
- a CDS encoding flavin reductase family protein, which translates to MYSLKVTHIIPEVNDNLIFLLENVDRQKIPFKAGQFITLLFQFNGKEVRRSYSLVNSPYLDEPITIAVKAVENGLISQHLHHKIAVEDIVQCNTPQGQCIYVPELEKGKTIFLFAAGIGITPLFSIMKTALTQDPSAKVYLIYSNSSIEKTPFLADLKDWESKYHDQLTIIWIFSSSKNLSKAHLNRDYLLDIIASYAPKNKDDAIFYTCGPIIYMDLCKFVLLGAGYDSASIRKETFLLPEDEMDEDDTTEKVIDKNTYNIELRFEGKIYHLDIPYDHSILDVALKNKIALPYSCRSGMCSTCVSNCISGNVRMDYNEILTEDEIVNGRILICTGHPTQDKTIIEV; encoded by the coding sequence ATGTATTCTTTGAAAGTAACTCATATCATCCCAGAAGTCAATGATAATCTTATTTTCCTATTAGAAAATGTTGACAGACAAAAAATTCCATTTAAAGCTGGTCAGTTTATAACTCTACTATTTCAGTTTAATGGAAAAGAAGTGAGGAGGTCCTATTCTTTAGTGAACTCGCCTTATCTTGATGAACCGATTACAATCGCAGTAAAAGCGGTCGAAAATGGCTTGATTAGTCAGCACCTGCATCATAAAATAGCTGTAGAGGATATTGTACAATGTAATACACCACAAGGTCAATGTATCTATGTTCCAGAATTGGAAAAAGGAAAAACTATATTTTTATTTGCTGCGGGTATTGGCATCACTCCTCTTTTTTCTATAATGAAAACGGCGTTAACCCAAGATCCTTCGGCAAAAGTATATTTGATATATAGCAACTCATCTATTGAGAAAACACCATTTTTGGCTGATTTAAAAGATTGGGAATCTAAGTATCATGATCAATTGACTATAATCTGGATTTTTTCTAGTAGCAAAAATTTGTCTAAAGCTCATCTGAATAGAGATTATTTGCTAGATATTATTGCTTCTTATGCACCAAAAAATAAGGATGATGCTATATTTTATACCTGTGGACCTATTATTTACATGGACCTTTGCAAATTTGTATTACTTGGAGCTGGTTATGATTCCGCTAGTATTCGCAAGGAGACCTTTTTGCTACCAGAGGATGAGATGGATGAAGATGATACTACTGAAAAAGTGATCGATAAGAACACCTATAATATTGAATTAAGATTTGAGGGCAAAATCTATCATTTGGATATACCATACGACCATTCTATTTTGGATGTGGCACTGAAAAATAAAATTGCTCTCCCTTATTCTTGTCGTTCGGGTATGTGTAGTACCTGTGTTTCTAATTGTATTTCGGGAAATGTAAGGATGGATTATAATGAAATCTTAACTGAAGATGAAATTGTCAATGGACGCATTCTAATATGTACAGGACACCCTACACAAGATAAAACTATTATAGAAGTCTAG
- a CDS encoding RNA recognition motif domain-containing protein, protein MNIYVSNLDYLVEDDDLRGFFEEYGEVESARVITDRETRRSRGFGFVEMPDAEAAEKAIKELNGSHVKGRAINVTEAKPREEKSNNNSRNFSYRN, encoded by the coding sequence ATGAACATTTATGTTTCAAATTTAGATTATCTAGTAGAAGATGATGATCTAAGAGGTTTTTTTGAAGAGTATGGTGAAGTTGAATCTGCTCGTGTAATCACTGATAGAGAAACTCGTCGTAGCCGTGGATTTGGTTTTGTTGAAATGCCAGATGCTGAAGCTGCTGAAAAAGCTATCAAAGAATTAAACGGAAGCCACGTAAAAGGTAGAGCTATCAACGTTACTGAAGCTAAACCACGTGAAGAAAAATCTAACAACAATAGTAGAAATTTTTCTTACCGTAACTAA
- a CDS encoding glycoside hydrolase family 2 protein encodes MKKLKYGIVALFALIHAKGFSQNMYELNQHWVCKKNSDVASISPNKLSTTEYSLKNWIPATVPGTVLTTLINNKTVPDPFYGMNNNKIPDIYFTGKGEYTYWFVNDFNENKPKGEEQVWLNFRGINYGCDVYLNGKKLNKETFKGMFLRQRYNITSLLNSNGKNRLAVIVYPPDAVGNPNGGQGGDGTIAKNVSHQYVAGWDWIQPIRDRNTGIWDKVTIEKTGAVDMQYPHVITKVPGVRQPDVTNQAPANVLTSVTLHNNTAATKNGTIKFELAGKSVEKSIALQPNSTQEVALPELIVANPKLWWPNTYGPQNLYTGKVIFTENNGVISDSSSLEIGIRQMRHEWNAHTRSMQVSVNGQPIFIRGGNWVISDELLRFSKERYDAEIRFHKEMNLNLIRVWGGAITERPEFYEACDKYGMLVMQDFWGSGDCNGRWIDPMKLEDQWTRRKYPDDHSLFVESASDMIKMIRNYPSLAIWCGGNEITLVDDIQHALKDSLMPKLDGTRWFIDYSNSDSMSYNSIGGNGDGPYGIQTLPYFWSYRTWPFNSEIGSVGVGDIVSLRRFLPKENQVIPIEIPGKEAVDDSVITYHKYIGYGNSVEKYGKPKDLEDFARKAQLVNYDQYRSLIEGFIGHQWDWYSGIMIWKTQNPWTALRGQMYDYYLDPNACLYGLRTGGQVLHGMWNPADSSIYIANNSFKKADNIMLSVKVYDMNGKDSVLTNVFSEAIPQNSKKIMYISHALKELGKKDGLFLVVELKNDKKALLDQNIYWLPNKEGDYTGLNKMPTSKVDVAYKKVKDGKITVTFSNPKDATVSFFNRVSVVDKQTGDRVLPTFYSDNYVSILPGEQKTIEIEYPFQSGKNYSLEVDGWNKKATQINLN; translated from the coding sequence ATGAAAAAATTGAAGTACGGAATTGTTGCCTTATTTGCATTAATTCACGCAAAAGGCTTTAGCCAAAATATGTATGAGTTAAATCAACATTGGGTATGTAAAAAAAATAGCGACGTCGCTTCAATTAGTCCAAATAAACTTTCCACTACAGAATATTCTTTAAAAAATTGGATTCCAGCAACTGTTCCCGGAACTGTCTTAACGACGTTAATCAATAATAAAACCGTTCCTGATCCTTTTTATGGAATGAATAACAATAAGATTCCTGATATTTATTTCACTGGAAAAGGAGAATATACTTATTGGTTTGTCAATGATTTTAATGAAAATAAACCCAAAGGCGAAGAACAGGTTTGGTTAAATTTTCGCGGCATCAATTATGGTTGTGATGTTTATTTGAATGGAAAAAAATTAAATAAAGAAACATTCAAAGGAATGTTTTTGCGTCAGCGATACAATATTACCTCTTTACTTAATAGTAATGGGAAAAATCGATTAGCCGTAATTGTATATCCGCCAGATGCAGTTGGCAATCCCAATGGAGGACAAGGCGGAGATGGAACTATAGCCAAAAATGTTTCGCATCAATATGTGGCAGGCTGGGACTGGATACAGCCGATCAGAGATAGAAATACAGGAATTTGGGATAAGGTAACTATTGAAAAAACGGGTGCCGTGGATATGCAATATCCGCACGTAATAACTAAAGTGCCTGGCGTAAGACAACCTGATGTAACAAATCAAGCACCTGCCAATGTATTGACAAGTGTAACGTTGCATAATAATACAGCCGCTACAAAAAATGGAACAATTAAATTTGAATTAGCTGGAAAATCAGTAGAAAAATCCATTGCTCTTCAACCCAATTCAACACAAGAAGTGGCATTGCCAGAGTTAATCGTTGCTAACCCCAAACTATGGTGGCCTAATACTTATGGCCCACAAAACTTATATACCGGAAAAGTAATTTTCACGGAAAATAATGGAGTTATTTCCGATAGTAGTTCCTTAGAGATAGGCATTCGTCAGATGCGTCATGAATGGAATGCACATACAAGAAGTATGCAAGTTTCTGTCAATGGGCAACCAATTTTCATAAGAGGTGGTAACTGGGTAATTTCGGATGAATTGTTACGATTCAGTAAAGAAAGATATGATGCTGAAATTCGTTTTCACAAAGAAATGAATTTGAACCTTATTCGAGTTTGGGGAGGCGCAATTACAGAAAGACCAGAATTTTACGAAGCTTGTGATAAATATGGGATGTTAGTAATGCAAGATTTCTGGGGCTCAGGCGACTGTAATGGGCGTTGGATCGATCCTATGAAATTAGAAGATCAATGGACGCGCCGCAAATATCCTGATGATCATAGTTTGTTCGTAGAGTCTGCATCCGATATGATTAAGATGATTCGTAATTATCCTTCACTGGCTATTTGGTGTGGTGGTAATGAAATTACTTTGGTGGATGATATACAACACGCGCTCAAGGATAGTTTGATGCCAAAATTGGATGGTACACGTTGGTTCATAGATTATTCTAATTCGGATAGTATGTCTTATAATTCCATTGGAGGCAATGGCGATGGTCCTTATGGAATTCAAACGCTGCCTTATTTTTGGAGCTATAGAACTTGGCCATTTAATTCCGAAATAGGTTCTGTTGGGGTAGGAGATATCGTATCACTTCGTCGCTTTTTGCCAAAAGAAAATCAAGTTATTCCTATAGAAATACCAGGTAAAGAAGCTGTGGATGATTCTGTAATTACTTACCATAAATATATTGGTTACGGTAACTCTGTAGAGAAATATGGCAAACCAAAAGATTTGGAAGACTTTGCTAGAAAAGCACAATTAGTCAACTATGATCAATATCGTTCACTAATCGAAGGATTTATAGGGCACCAATGGGATTGGTATTCTGGTATTATGATTTGGAAAACTCAAAACCCATGGACAGCACTTCGCGGTCAGATGTATGATTATTATTTGGATCCCAATGCTTGTTTGTATGGTTTACGTACTGGTGGGCAAGTTTTGCATGGTATGTGGAATCCAGCCGATAGCAGCATTTATATTGCCAATAATAGTTTCAAAAAAGCAGACAATATAATGTTGAGTGTAAAAGTGTATGATATGAACGGAAAGGATTCTGTATTGACAAATGTATTTAGCGAAGCAATACCTCAAAATAGTAAAAAAATCATGTACATCAGCCATGCTTTAAAAGAACTTGGTAAAAAGGATGGCTTATTTTTAGTGGTAGAATTGAAAAATGACAAAAAAGCTTTATTAGATCAAAATATCTATTGGCTGCCCAATAAAGAAGGCGATTATACAGGCTTAAATAAAATGCCTACTTCTAAAGTCGATGTAGCTTATAAAAAAGTAAAAGATGGAAAAATTACCGTTACATTTTCCAACCCCAAAGATGCAACTGTATCTTTCTTTAATCGCGTCTCTGTTGTAGATAAGCAAACAGGAGACCGCGTCTTGCCTACCTTTTATAGTGATAACTATGTTTCAATTTTACCTGGTGAACAAAAAACGATAGAAATCGAGTATCCATTCCAAAGTGGAAAAAATTATAGTCTGGAAGTCGATGGTTGGAATAAAAAAGCCACGCAAATCAATCTAAACTAA
- a CDS encoding helix-turn-helix transcriptional regulator — protein MKIENDAFINIYNSALRYFSVSEKHEDFNLDLAQFLSTLFCPGPNYLFIYDCIQNKIILVNDEPYHILGDLASQLSLMDIIRSIHPDDLAFVQLAEEKMVDLMIKEIGFNNVSKYKFCYNYRQKLHDGTYELFQHQFIIINTDKSGKALQALNVNCKIDHLTKDNNYKLTAIGIMGENNFYEIDLKANLVRNKYQPELTVREKIIVKALTLGKRTSDIANEYFISVHTVNNHKKNILRKTNSKSTNELISKCLNEGWF, from the coding sequence ATGAAAATAGAAAACGACGCATTTATTAATATTTACAATTCTGCATTAAGATATTTTTCAGTATCAGAAAAACACGAAGATTTTAACTTGGACTTAGCGCAGTTTTTGTCTACATTGTTTTGCCCTGGTCCCAATTATTTATTTATATATGATTGTATTCAAAATAAAATTATTCTCGTTAATGATGAACCCTATCATATTTTGGGTGATCTAGCAAGCCAATTGTCTCTTATGGATATTATAAGATCTATTCATCCAGACGATCTGGCATTTGTACAATTAGCAGAAGAAAAAATGGTAGATTTAATGATTAAGGAAATTGGCTTTAACAATGTATCAAAATATAAATTTTGCTATAATTATCGTCAAAAACTACATGATGGGACGTATGAACTTTTTCAACATCAATTTATCATCATCAATACAGATAAGAGTGGTAAGGCATTACAAGCCTTAAATGTCAATTGCAAAATTGATCATCTTACAAAAGATAATAATTACAAATTGACTGCTATTGGGATAATGGGAGAAAATAACTTTTATGAAATTGATTTGAAAGCCAATTTAGTTCGTAATAAATATCAACCAGAGTTGACCGTAAGAGAGAAAATTATAGTAAAGGCATTAACTTTGGGAAAACGTACCTCGGATATTGCAAATGAATATTTTATTTCTGTACATACGGTCAATAATCATAAAAAAAATATTCTACGCAAAACAAATTCTAAAAGTACAAATGAGTTAATATCAAAATGCCTCAATGAAGGTTGGTTTTAA
- a CDS encoding thioredoxin family protein, which translates to MKFLLVILFQTVGLAAIAQTQKVLVYHPEADAKADIQKAEELAKKENKNILIQIGGNWCSWCLAFNNLTNTDTAIHNYLNKNYEIVHLNYSKENKNLPILAELGYPQRFGFPVFVVLDKNGHRLNTENSSYLETGDGKVGHDPKKVFAFLKDWSPEAINPATYTEKQ; encoded by the coding sequence ATGAAATTTTTACTAGTTATTTTATTTCAAACAGTGGGTTTGGCTGCAATTGCTCAAACTCAAAAAGTTTTAGTTTATCATCCTGAAGCGGATGCGAAAGCAGATATTCAAAAAGCCGAAGAGCTCGCAAAAAAGGAAAATAAAAATATTCTAATTCAGATAGGTGGAAATTGGTGCAGTTGGTGTTTAGCATTTAATAATTTAACAAATACGGATACTGCGATTCACAATTATTTGAATAAAAATTATGAAATCGTACATCTCAATTATAGTAAGGAAAATAAAAATCTACCTATTTTGGCAGAGTTAGGCTATCCGCAAAGATTTGGATTTCCGGTATTTGTTGTTTTAGATAAAAATGGTCATCGTTTGAATACCGAAAATTCCTCTTATTTGGAAACCGGTGATGGAAAAGTGGGGCATGATCCGAAAAAAGTATTCGCATTTCTGAAAGATTGGAGCCCAGAAGCAATAAATCCAGCTACCTATACCGAAAAACAATAA
- a CDS encoding SRPBCC family protein, with amino-acid sequence MYSIYQEQFIAEDIETVWHFFSNPNNLQIITPEELNFIVLTKQVNVATITDGMLIDYTITPFSKIKFYWQTEIEKVIYPSEFIDTQKKGPYKRWHHQHLFYPKDNGVLMIDKVEYALPFSPISNLFHFVVRKKLERIFAFRKAKIEEIFS; translated from the coding sequence ATGTATTCTATATATCAAGAACAATTTATTGCGGAAGATATAGAAACGGTTTGGCATTTTTTTTCCAATCCTAATAATCTCCAAATTATCACACCTGAGGAATTGAATTTTATAGTATTAACCAAACAGGTTAATGTTGCTACGATTACGGATGGTATGTTGATCGATTATACGATTACACCATTTTCAAAAATTAAATTTTATTGGCAAACGGAAATTGAAAAAGTTATTTATCCATCGGAATTTATTGATACGCAGAAAAAAGGTCCATATAAACGCTGGCATCATCAGCATCTATTTTACCCAAAAGACAATGGCGTTTTAATGATTGACAAAGTGGAGTATGCACTGCCCTTCTCTCCTATTTCCAATCTATTTCATTTCGTTGTTCGTAAAAAATTGGAACGCATATTTGCATTTAGAAAGGCTAAAATTGAAGAAATTTTTAGCTAA